In Thermoanaerobacterium xylanolyticum LX-11, the genomic window AAAGTACGGTGTTGGATTGGATAATATTGATATAGAATACGCCAAAAAGTTAGGCATAAAGATAACTTACACGCCTGGTGCTAATAAAGAATCTGTTGCTGATTTAGTGTTTACGATGATATTGGAACTTAGCAGGCAACTATTTAAGATGGATAAAATCGTAAGAGATAATAGATGGGATAAAGTCATTGGCAGGGAAGTATATGGAAAAGTCATTGGCATAATCGGCACGGGAAATATCGGCAAAAGTGTTGCCAAAAGGGCTACAGGATTTGACATGAGAATATTGGGCTATGACATGTTTCCTGACTATGAATTTGCAAAAGAGATAGGGATGGAATATGTTGACTTGCAGACTTTACTAAAAAATTCAGACTATATAACACTTCACATACCGTTTACAGAAAGCATGCATCATTTTATAGATAGAGAAGAACTAGAAATGATTAAAACCACTGCATATATAATCAACACTTCACGTGGAGAACTTATAAATGAGGAAGCTTTGTACGAAGCTTTAAAGCAAAAAAGATTGGCTGGTGCGGCATTAGACGTATTTGAAATAGAGCCTCCATATAATAGCAAATTGATTAAACTGGAAAATGTGATACTTTCTCCACATTGCGGTGCATCTACAGAAGATGCTATAAATAGGATGAACATGATGGCTGTAGAGGGACTTAAAAGCGTCTTAGAAGGTAAGGAGCCTAAATTTGTATATGCATAATGTGCCAAACTTAAAATGATAAAGTGCAAAAAACTTGTTATCTGGCTTAATTATGGCTGTAATCGCGTTTTTTAAAAGAAATCAGCAAAAATTTCAGATTGAATAAAATTATTACTGGTGTTAGAATTTTAATATCATTTTTGAAAATCCCGCATTTGATTTCTTAATATTTTATTTTTAAAGCACTGTTTATATTAAATGTAAAAGGAGCTGGTACAGGTAATGGATTTCAAAAGTAACGAAAGCATAAAAAGAAGCGATAAAGTTTATAAAAAACTAAAGGAGTTGACGGAATCTTTAAACTTCAATGACTTTAACAGTCCTTTAGGATATGACGCTTTATATATAGGAAAGATACTAAACATCTCCAGAAGCAATACCAGCAGGGAACTTAACAAGCTATTAAAATCAGGAAAAGCGATAAAAATAAAAGGTAAGCCAGTTCTGTATTTAGATAGATTGTATTTTAAGGAAAAATTCAGTTACCGTTTTACAAAGTCTGTTTTTGAAGATAGAAAAGATTTTGTGAATACATTAACAAGCGCAGGAATACTGAACCGAGAATCATTTCAACTTAGTCAAAATAATCACAATAAATTTATTAATGCTAAAAAGATCAACAATAAATATTCTGAAAGCATACTTGATAATATCATCGGTGCCAAAAGCAGCTTAAAAGAACAAATTTCAAAAGCAAAAGCAGCCATATTGTATCCTCCAAATGGGCTTCATACGCTGATAATTGGCCCTACAGGGGTTGGGAAGTCCACATTTGCCGAAATGATGTACAAGTTTGGCGTAGAAGCTAAAGTTTTTAAAAGCAATTCTCCTTTTGTAGTGTTTAATTGTGCTGACTATGCTCAAAATCCACAATTGCTTATGTCTCAATTATTCGGACATATTAAAGGTGCTTTTACTGGAGCAGATAAAGAAAAAAGAGGCCTCATTGAAGAAGCTGATGGCGGTATATTGTTTTTAGACGAAATTCACCGCATGCCACCGGAAGGGCAGGAAATGCTATTCACGCTTATTGACAATGGGAAATACAGACGACTTGGTGAGACTGAAAATGTTAGAAGTGTAAAAGTTCTGATTATTGCAGCAACAACTGAAAATCCTCATTCGGCTTTGCTTCACACTTTCTTAAGGCGTATTCCGATGGTAATTCAATTGCCAAGTCTTGACAAAAGAACGTTGATTGAGCGCTTTTTATTCATATATCAGTTCTTTTATGAGGAATACGAAAGACTAAATGTACCTATTAAATTAGAAAATGATGCGTTAAAAGCAATAATGCTTTATGATTGTCCAGGCAATATTGGACAATTGAAAAGTGATATAAAGTTAATTTGTGCAAGAGCATTTTTGGATTATATAATTGAGGAAAAAGAGATGGTAGAGGTCTCGTTATCAACATTACCGCAAAATGCAAAAGAAGGCCTTTTGAAAATTCACAATTTGAGGGATGAGATTGTATTCAAGGAAATAAGCAATAATGGAGATATAGTATTTAGCAAAAACACCGTAGGCGTAAAAGATAAATTGAACATTAATTTTCTAAAAAGTTCCTACAGTGCAGATGATGATTTGTATGACTTCATAATGGATAACTGGGAAAAATTTAACAGACAAGGGATGCCATCAGAGCACATAAGGGAAAACATAGAAAATCAAATACAATTGTACTATAAAAATTATCTATATCCAATAGAACAGAATACTGACGGCGTAAACAGAAGTGTTTTGTTTAAGTTTGTTGATCCGTATATATTGACTGCTGTGGAATATGCTTTTAATGCCGTTCGTGAAAGCTTTGATGGAGTAATAACTCAGAAAGCAATTTATCTATTGTCATTTCACATAAAAACAATGGTTGAGAGGCTTAAAGTAGGAATTGCCATTTCGCATCCTGATAGAGAAAGTATAGCAAGAAGTTATAAATCCGCTTATAGTGCTGCAAATGTCATAAAAGAGAGGCTTGAAGAAAAATTGAATATGGACATTCCTGAAGATGAGACAGCTTTTATAGCGATGTTTTTGCAGGCGTTGCAGTATGGAAAGAATAGCAGCAAGATTGGTATATTAGTTATGGCACATGGAAATAGCACTGCCAGCAGTATTGCGGAAGTAACCAATAGACTTCTTGGCACTGATCATGTAAAGGCTTTGGATATGCCGTTGGAAGAAAAACCGGAGGTGACTCTTAATAAAGCTATCAATATGATAAAAGAGATTGATCAAGGTAAAGGTGTACTGATTCTTGTAGATATGGGGCTTCTTAGGACTTTTTCTGACATTATTACCGAAAAAACCGGTATAAAAACCAGGACTATTGAAATGGTCAGTACTCCATTAGTGCTTGAAGCTACAAGAAAGGCTTTGACTCCAGATATGGATATAGACAAGCTTGTAGATGAGATAATATCTTTGCATCCATTGTTAAGTGGTGATGGCGACGCAAGCAATATTACATCTGGTACCAACAATATTTCGTTTTACGAGAAAAATTTAAAAGACCTTTTAGCCCAGGCATTGAATTTTTTAAATCCTGATAAGGTTTATCCTGTATTAAAAGGAATTTTAAATGATATTCTCAATGAGAAGGATAAAAAAGTAGAGGACGAGATTTGGATAAAATTTTTATTTCACTGTGCTTGTTTGATAGAGAGGGGTATTAGAAAGGATTATTTGCCAAATAACGATTTAGATGTGATAAAAAGCCGCAAAAATGGTTCATTTCAATTGATAAAGAAGCATTTTGAGGCTGTGGAGAATCTCTTTGGAATAGAGATTCCAGATAGTGAGTATGCATATGTGGCTGAGATGATTGACACATATATTGACACACTTGAACTTAGGAACATGACACACATTTAATTGAATAAAAACATTTACATGAAGAAGTGTTTTCATGGCACACATTTTGAAAATGATGTTTTTTTCTCCTAAGAGACATTCATTTGCAGATAGGTCATTTTCATGGCATGATTTTTGCATTATAGAATTTATGAAAGATAAAACATCGCATTTTGAAAGGATGATGATCTTGATAGGGATATTGGTTGTAACACACGGTGAGTTTGGTAAGGAATTATTAAAAAGTGCTGAGTTAATATTGGGAAAACAAGAAAAAGTTATGTGTTTGGGATTAAATGAAGGTGATGATGTTTTAAAACTAAAAGATAAAGTAAGGCAAGGCATCATTGATCTTGATGAAGGAGAAGGTGTGTTGGTCTTGACAGATATGTTTGGGGGAAGTCCTTTTAATGTGACATCAGCTAACTTAAAGGAATTGACCTTTAATTATTTGACAGGAGTAAATTTACCTATGCTTATTGAAGCATTATCGTCAAGGCATAGCTATGATGTTGATACATTAGCTGATATGTGTTATAAGTCGGGAATTGAAGGGATTAGAAACATGAATAAAGAAATACTCAACAAGTAAATTTATACACTGCAATAAAGATGGCTCTTTAAAGAGTTATCTTTATATATAAAAACTTAATAAAAAAAGGAGGACTTTATATGCATGTAAGTATTAGTGCATCACAAGCTGCAATCATTGCTTTATGGGTGGCTATAGTCGAGGCACGTGCTCTTGGTTATTCAACATTGATGCTTCGCTTCACGCCTTTGATGACAGGTCTTGTAGTAGGTATCGTCATGCACAATGTACCGGAAGCAATGGTAGTCACTGCTGCCATACAGTTAATCTACATGGGGTTAATCGCACCTGGTGGAACATTGCCAAGTGAGCCAGCAGTTGCGGCTTCTATAGCAGTTCCGGTTGCGGTTATGGCACATCTTGATCCATCAGCAGCAATTGCAATCGCAGTGCCTGTAGGACTATTAGGGTCATACTTGTATTCATTCAGATTCCTTTTGAATACGTTTGTATTACGACTTACGGATAAGTATGCGGAAGAATTAAACGATAGAGGCTTGACATTGACAATAATTGTTTTGCCTATTTTAGTGAGTCTTGTGTTGTTCTTCCCAGCTATATTTATAGCGCTTTACAAAGGAACTCCATTGATAGCAGCGTTGATAAAAACAGTCACAGCCGGCAAGCTATTCCATGTTTTGACGGTGATAGGAGGAGGACTACCTGCGTTAGGAATTGCATTGACACTAACAGTCATAGGCAAGAGAAAATTTGTCGTATTTTTCCTCTTAGCATACTTTATGGCTGTCATACTAAAATCATTAAATGTAAATACTGTAACGTACGCTGTCTTAGG contains:
- a CDS encoding PTS sugar transporter subunit IIA gives rise to the protein MAHILKMMFFSPKRHSFADRSFSWHDFCIIEFMKDKTSHFERMMILIGILVVTHGEFGKELLKSAELILGKQEKVMCLGLNEGDDVLKLKDKVRQGIIDLDEGEGVLVLTDMFGGSPFNVTSANLKELTFNYLTGVNLPMLIEALSSRHSYDVDTLADMCYKSGIEGIRNMNKEILNK
- a CDS encoding PTS mannose/fructose/sorbose/N-acetylgalactosamine transporter subunit IIC; the protein is MHVSISASQAAIIALWVAIVEARALGYSTLMLRFTPLMTGLVVGIVMHNVPEAMVVTAAIQLIYMGLIAPGGTLPSEPAVAASIAVPVAVMAHLDPSAAIAIAVPVGLLGSYLYSFRFLLNTFVLRLTDKYAEELNDRGLTLTIIVLPILVSLVLFFPAIFIALYKGTPLIAALIKTVTAGKLFHVLTVIGGGLPALGIALTLTVIGKRKFVVFFLLAYFMAVILKSLNVNTVTYAVLGGIMAYLYVMFTSKEADSQQI
- a CDS encoding phosphoglycerate dehydrogenase; amino-acid sequence: MKGKILITPRSLQHKKSDIIEMLSDYEVLMNDTGRPFDENELKKLIQDVDGIIVGVDKITREILANAKKLKVITKYGVGLDNIDIEYAKKLGIKITYTPGANKESVADLVFTMILELSRQLFKMDKIVRDNRWDKVIGREVYGKVIGIIGTGNIGKSVAKRATGFDMRILGYDMFPDYEFAKEIGMEYVDLQTLLKNSDYITLHIPFTESMHHFIDREELEMIKTTAYIINTSRGELINEEALYEALKQKRLAGAALDVFEIEPPYNSKLIKLENVILSPHCGASTEDAINRMNMMAVEGLKSVLEGKEPKFVYA
- a CDS encoding sigma-54-dependent transcriptional regulator, with the translated sequence MDFKSNESIKRSDKVYKKLKELTESLNFNDFNSPLGYDALYIGKILNISRSNTSRELNKLLKSGKAIKIKGKPVLYLDRLYFKEKFSYRFTKSVFEDRKDFVNTLTSAGILNRESFQLSQNNHNKFINAKKINNKYSESILDNIIGAKSSLKEQISKAKAAILYPPNGLHTLIIGPTGVGKSTFAEMMYKFGVEAKVFKSNSPFVVFNCADYAQNPQLLMSQLFGHIKGAFTGADKEKRGLIEEADGGILFLDEIHRMPPEGQEMLFTLIDNGKYRRLGETENVRSVKVLIIAATTENPHSALLHTFLRRIPMVIQLPSLDKRTLIERFLFIYQFFYEEYERLNVPIKLENDALKAIMLYDCPGNIGQLKSDIKLICARAFLDYIIEEKEMVEVSLSTLPQNAKEGLLKIHNLRDEIVFKEISNNGDIVFSKNTVGVKDKLNINFLKSSYSADDDLYDFIMDNWEKFNRQGMPSEHIRENIENQIQLYYKNYLYPIEQNTDGVNRSVLFKFVDPYILTAVEYAFNAVRESFDGVITQKAIYLLSFHIKTMVERLKVGIAISHPDRESIARSYKSAYSAANVIKERLEEKLNMDIPEDETAFIAMFLQALQYGKNSSKIGILVMAHGNSTASSIAEVTNRLLGTDHVKALDMPLEEKPEVTLNKAINMIKEIDQGKGVLILVDMGLLRTFSDIITEKTGIKTRTIEMVSTPLVLEATRKALTPDMDIDKLVDEIISLHPLLSGDGDASNITSGTNNISFYEKNLKDLLAQALNFLNPDKVYPVLKGILNDILNEKDKKVEDEIWIKFLFHCACLIERGIRKDYLPNNDLDVIKSRKNGSFQLIKKHFEAVENLFGIEIPDSEYAYVAEMIDTYIDTLELRNMTHI